Part of the Tolypothrix sp. PCC 7910 genome, TGAAAGAGTTAATTGCTGTGAGTAAGTGGGAGATTGCGATTTTGCCATATTTTTTATTCGCTGGTGGCATAACCGATGCGATCGCGCAATCAATAGAAACGTTAAAATTACAGTTTCCTCTGGTAAATTTTCACATGGCCCAACCCCTAGGAGCCAGTACAGAATTAGCCGAGCTAATTGGGGATTTAATAGATAGATGAACCGCACAGCAATACAACAGGAGAGCAAATTTTTGGGCAAGGTTTATTTAGTAGGTGCGGGGCCAGGAGATCCTGGACTGATGACACTCAAAGGCAAAGGTTTACTGGAATGTGCCGATGTTGTCATCTATGATGCTTTGGTAAGTCCAGCAATCCTGGAGATGATCAACCCCCAAGCAGAAAAAATTAATGCGGGTAAGCGGATGGGGCGACATTCTCTGTTGCAAGATGTTACTACCCAACTGCTAATTGAAAAAGCACAAGATAATGCGATTGTGGTGCGACTTAAAGGGGGCGATCCGTTTATTTTCGGTCGTGGTGGCGAAGAAATGGCGGAATTGGTAGCCGCTGGTATTGATGTGGAAGTTGTGCCAGGAATTACATCGGGTATTGCGGCTCCAGCCTATGCAGGTATACCTTTAACCCATCGCTTGTATAGTTCTTCAGTTACCTTTGTTACTGGTCATGAATCAGTAGGTAAGTATCGACCCGCAGTCAATTGGGGTGCGATCGCTCACGGTTCGGAAACCATAGTAATTTATATGGGGATTCACAATCTGCCCTATATTATTGAACAGTTGACTGGGGCTGGTTTGAGTTTAGAAACACCAATTGCCTTAGTGCGTTGGGGTACGCGACCAGAGCAGGAAGAATTAATTGGTACAATTGCCACAATAATTGAGCAAGTAGAAAAAACTGGATTTGAAGCACCTGCGATCGCAGTTATTGGCTCTGTAGTCAATTTGCACGATATTCTATCTGGTTGTCGTCCAGTTTGATAGTTGGTAGGGTAGAATCTTGCTGACAATTTAGCGTTGATTTGTCACTTATTAAAGAAGCCAGAAGAATTGGGGGATTCTCCCCCAAACCCCCGATTGGGTGACGGTTGCGTCCCCCAAACCCCCTCCAAAATGATTGTTCTGTTTTTTTGTTGAGTGACTAGTTTTTTGGTTTTGTTATCAATTAATTTTCTTAACTGAACTGTATTTGCTGATAATGACTAAGTATATTAAAAAACGTAAATAGGCTTGAAATCCTTACCAATGTCGCCACTTGCTTCTCCCAAGGGGAGACGCTACGCGAACAAGCCGGGGAACCCGTCCAACGCAGTGGCTCACCAATGACCAAGGACAAATGACATTAATTTCGCCGACATACTTACTGCTGTGGATTAAGCACAACAATGATTTGCGATATATGTATTCCCAAAGGTTTCCAGTGGGGGTTGCTAGCAGAAAGAGTTTGATCGCCTGATACTGCTTGGTAATCGTTTGGGTATTTCTCGTAAGCATTAGAAGCAGCATCTACACTGAAGATAATTTTGCCCTGGTAGCGAGATAATCGGCTAGTCTCTAAGAAAATTGCGCCGCCATAATCCCAACCTAAACCGGAGAGTTTGAAGTCGCCTAGTTTTTTGCGTAACTCATTTAAAGAAGTACCAGTACCTAAACCTTCAGGCGTTTTCCAAGCGGAACCGAGATCGCGCACATCTAGGGGTTTGGTACGAGTTTTATCGCTCCACACTACCAGAAATGAGCGCTCTTTACCCAGGTTTACTTGAGTAGCAGCAAAACTACCAATTCCTTCTGGGCCAGATATAGTTTTATCAATTAAACGTGATTTACCATACAGTTTGACTAAATCTTGTTTGGTAGTTTTACGCGTTACAAAACCCACCCTTTCCCCAGGAATAATTAAATTGTCTGCGGCTTTTTTAGCTTGGGCAACGGTAACTGACTGATGGCTTGTCTGCGGTACGGCGAATACTGGGTTTAGTGAATAGCTGAGTATTAAAGCCAACGTCGTTGTAGCGATACGTGTGATAGAGGATTTCATAGATTCTACGCTGGAAGCTGAGAAATAAACAGACGCGATCGCTCGCGCCTGTGCTGAAGTTAGGAGTGTTCAATGAACATAGTTTCGCTTCATTGCTTTTTTGTTCTACAAATTCTCAGATGTTAATTCCAGATTTGTCATTGGTATTTGCTATTCTCCCCTTATCTCCCCAGTTCCCAATCCCGAGGAGTTCTTTAATTTTAAATTTTGGGCGTTGCATAATGGCGGTATGAATTGAGGTAAAACTGGATAGAATGTCCGTGTTGTGGGTCGTCCCATATCCGTAAGAACGTAAAGAAAAGAGCTAAACAGAATCACATTTGCTGTAATTGCGACGTGGGTTCCGCCTCGCTTCTCTACGAGACGCTACGCCAACGCTAACGCCAATTCATTGAACCACTTCACCAAGGTATTTTTGCGTGGGTTTTGGGCGACCATAGCGCCGCAAGTTTTCGACCGTTATGGGATATTGTAAGTACTTGGCAGTGCCATTTCTATGTCACCGATGGATGGTTGGTTTATCCTGGCTTTATTAGACACGTCCGGAATATGAATTGGGTACAAAAAAATGGTAGAAAGTAAAATTGACCCTCTACCAAAATTTAATTAAATGATTAGTATATTTGATTATATACAAAAGTATCCACGAAGAGCAAAGCAACTTTTGGGGATTAGTTATGACCAATTTACTGACCTTGTAAACTATGCTAAAAACAGTCATGAAGAAGAACAACTCAAATTGGAACAGAAGAAAGTTAGAATACATCGTCGTGGAGGTGGACGCAAAGAATTATTATCCATCCCAGAACAAGTATGTTTGTGCTTGTTTTATCTGAGACAAATACCCACATTTGAAGTTTTAGGAATAATGTTTGGTATATCAAAAACTTTATCTAATGATACTTTTCATTACTGGAGAAAAATATTACGTAAGATTCTCCCTTCTAGTTTAATAGAGCAAGTAGAAAATAAAGAAGGAGATTTGCTCATTATACAAGAAATATTAACGAATTTTAAGTTGCTAGTTGATAGCGTAGAACAGCCTATAGATAGACCATCTGACAACGAAGAACAGAAAAAGTTCTTTTCGGGAAAGAAAAAACAGCATACTATAAAAAACCAGATAGTTTCCTTGCCAGAGGGAAAAGATATTATTGATGTTACAGTAGGCTCTCCAGGGCCAACAGCAGACATAAAATTATTTAGAGAGCAACAAACAAAATTTGATGAAAAACAAGAATTTACGGGAGATAAAGCGTATCAAGGTGGGAATAATATTACTACCCCTCATAAGAAGAAAAGAAAACAACAATTAAATGAACAACAAAAAGAAGAAAATAAAGCTCTATCAAGTAAGCGTATATTTGTTGAGCATTTAATACGTATTGTAAAAATTTTCCAAGTGGCATCACAAAGATTTAGATTAAATGCTGATGTTTATAATGAAATAGTTTTGTTAGTTTGTGGTCTAGTAAAACTGCGAATTGGCACTTTCGTATTACCGAATAGCGCCATAAATTAGTATCAATTAAAAATTGTGTTTGCGTTAGGCAAGATTATGTATTTTTCTGCTCTAAACTATCAGTAACTATATCAAACACTTATTGTTCCATTGCAACAGAATCTGCAAGGACTGGTCTCAAAGCCTTGTAAATATAGGCTTGCGAGTTTTCGGACGGGTCTATTCCAGAGGGCGACCAGATTGTGAGCAAGACTTATATGACACGAGTTGAGGGGGAAAAAACCCGGTTGCGCTACTATCTGCAAGGATTGCATCGCAAAACGTTATGTTATTTCAAATCAGCACAAATGTTGAAATACTCGATTCGATTGCTACTTCATTATCTCAAATTTTGGGATGTTCCAGTTCCGGTATGATTCATACTGCCATTATGCAACGCCGGTTTTTTCTTGCCCCTTTTCCCCTTCCCCTTTAGCCGTTAACCGACAAGTATTGTCACTACTCTCACTCCTCCTCTACTTTACCTGGCTCATCTTTCCAGCGTCCTGCTTTTTTGACGGCTTCTGCTAACAAATACTCAATCTGAGCATTGACGCTGCGGAGTTCGTCAGAAGACCATTTTTCTAGCCTTTCATAGAGTTTTTCATCCAGACGTAGCAAAAATCGTTTTTTTTGTCCCATTTCCTAGTTGTATAGGGTGCCAGTATTGATCACGGGTTGGGCGGTTTGTTCAGATGTTAAGACAACCAACAAATTATTAATCATAGAGGCTTTACGCTCATCATCTAATTCCAGCATTTGTTCTTGACTCAAACGGTTCAAAGCTT contains:
- a CDS encoding transposase family protein translates to MISIFDYIQKYPRRAKQLLGISYDQFTDLVNYAKNSHEEEQLKLEQKKVRIHRRGGGRKELLSIPEQVCLCLFYLRQIPTFEVLGIMFGISKTLSNDTFHYWRKILRKILPSSLIEQVENKEGDLLIIQEILTNFKLLVDSVEQPIDRPSDNEEQKKFFSGKKKQHTIKNQIVSLPEGKDIIDVTVGSPGPTADIKLFREQQTKFDEKQEFTGDKAYQGGNNITTPHKKKRKQQLNEQQKEENKALSSKRIFVEHLIRIVKIFQVASQRFRLNADVYNEIVLLVCGLVKLRIGTFVLPNSAIN
- the cobA gene encoding uroporphyrinogen-III C-methyltransferase, translating into MNRTAIQQESKFLGKVYLVGAGPGDPGLMTLKGKGLLECADVVIYDALVSPAILEMINPQAEKINAGKRMGRHSLLQDVTTQLLIEKAQDNAIVVRLKGGDPFIFGRGGEEMAELVAAGIDVEVVPGITSGIAAPAYAGIPLTHRLYSSSVTFVTGHESVGKYRPAVNWGAIAHGSETIVIYMGIHNLPYIIEQLTGAGLSLETPIALVRWGTRPEQEELIGTIATIIEQVEKTGFEAPAIAVIGSVVNLHDILSGCRPV